In Cydia amplana chromosome 2, ilCydAmpl1.1, whole genome shotgun sequence, the following proteins share a genomic window:
- the LOC134655510 gene encoding uncharacterized protein LOC134655510: MRYHCLTPVLNESSSIILYGSNGWTFPEQDVNFTLSYPTSDVEIRRNVDNYLITGYEVLLFSDGKHCTGSIASGGLMRNHITLNFAMSGITMLSYELWLPTNSKRDGIMTPVASWYCGYYSKCIFQDTISLTFISEGITTLSYQFWLYGVQRSSIPVEEYNYVMC; this comes from the exons GCTCCTctatcattttgtatgggtccAACGGATGGACGTTTCCAGAACAGGACGTCAATTTCACGTTATCCTACCCCACTTCGGAT GTTGAAATACGGCGAAACGTCGATAACTATCTGATAACTGGCTACGAGGTGCTCTTGTTCTCGGACGGCAAACACTGCACGGGCTCCATAGCATCGGGCGGGTTAATGCGG aaccaCATAACCCTCAACTTCGCCATGAGTGGTATAACGATGTTATCCTACGAGTTATGGCT ACCAACTAATAGTAAAAGAGATGGCATTATGACCCCGGTCGCCAGTTGGTATTGCGGCTACTATAGCAAATGTATATTTCAGGATACCATAAGCCTGACTTTCATCAGTGAGGGCATAACGACCCTCTCGTACCAGTTCTGGCTGTATGGAGTCCAGCGGAGCAGCATTCCAGTAGAAGAATACAACTACGTCATGTGTTAG
- the LOC134660207 gene encoding F-box/LRR-repeat protein 14 → MSAWTEEMLSWRDERLGLTELPSTTRRKHRSAPYRLHRPHLPVPYVPEPVPEPQGTHISRLYPELLALIFERLPVRDRGRAAQVCRAWRDAADRRSVWRGVEAALHLRRPAPVLFASLARRGVRKLQVLSLRRGLRDAVASLPGLESLSLSGCYSVTDAALASAFAAELPALRRLDLSLCKQVTDSSLGRIAQSLKNLEELELGGCSNVTDTGLLLIAWGLRKLRRLNLRSCWHVNDAGIAHLCGGGEARGTPELEHLGLQDCQRLTDEALKHTATGLPKLQSINLSFCVAVTDAGLRHLARLPLLEDVNLRACDGVSDVGVSYLAESGRLIALDVSFCDKVGDEALSHATLGLSGLRSLSLSACRLTDEGLERVARLSQLETLNIGQCTRVTDRGLHALSDGLRNLKAIDLYGCTCITPQGLKDIMKLPRLSVLNLGLWHVR, encoded by the coding sequence ATGAGTGCGTGGACGGAGGAAATGCTGTCCTGGCGAGACGAGCGGCTCGGCCTAACGGAGCTGCCGAGCACGACGAGGAGAAAACATAGGAGCGCGCCGTACAGACTGCATCGGCCGCACTTGCCCGTGCCTTACGTGCCGGAGCCCGTCCCTGAGCCGCAGGGGACGCACATTTCGAGGTTATACCCGGAGCTCCTGGCGCTTATATTCGAGAGGCTTCCCGTGCGGGACCGAGGCCGCGCCGCTCAGGTGTGCCGCGCATGGAGGGACGCGGCTGACCGCCGGTCCGTGTGGCGCGGCGTTGAGGCCGCTCTACATCTTCGCAGACCTGCCCCTGTACTCTTCGCTTCCCTAGCCAGAAGAGGAGTCCGAAAACTACAAGTCCTGTCCCTTAGAAGAGGGCTGAGGGACGCCGTCGCGTCGCTTCCAGGCCTCGAATCCCTTTCCCTAAGCGGTTGCTATAGTGTCACAGACGCCGCTTTAGCTAGCGCGTTCGCAGCGGAACTTCCAGCTTTAAGAAGATTAGACTTATCCCTATGTAAACAAGTAACAGACTCTTCCCTCGGGAGGATAGCACAATCGCTCAAAAATTTGGAGGAGCTAGAACTAGGCGGATGTTCGAACGTTACGGACACGGGCCTGCTTTTAATAGCGTGGGGATTAAGAAAGCTGCGGCGTTTGAACCTCAGATCTTGTTGGCACGTGAACGACGCGGGTATAGCGCACCTGTGCGGCGGAGGAGAGGCGAGAGGCACACCGGAGCTGGAGCATTTAGGACTACAAGACTGCCAGAGGCTGACCGACGAAGCTCTGAAACACACGGCCACCGGGCTTCCAAAACTACAATCGATCAACCTCTCCTTCTGCGTCGCCGTCACCGATGCGGGACTCAGGCATTTAGCGAGGCTTCCACTGTTAGAAGACGTGAATTTAAGGGCATGTGACGGTGTTTCCGATGTCGGTGTGTCGTATTTGGCCGAGAGCGGACGCTTGATCGCACTGGATGTGTCGTTTTGTGATAAAGTCGGTGACGAGGCGCTGTCCCACGCGACGCTGGGGCTGTCGGGGCTGCGCTCGTTATCGCTCAGCGCCTGTCGGCTGACGGACGAGGGGCTCGAGCGGGTCGCGAGGCTATCACAGCTCGAGACGCTGAATATAGGCCAATGCACTCGAGTGACGGACCGAGGGCTGCACGCGCTGAGCGACGGCCTGCGCAACCTGAAGGCGATAGATCTCTACGGCTGTACGTGTATCACGCCGCAAGGCTTGAAAGACATCATGAAGTTGCCTCGGCTTAGTGTACTTAACCTCGGTCTCTGGCATGTGCGGtga